One genomic segment of Pedobacter endophyticus includes these proteins:
- a CDS encoding aminotransferase class I/II-fold pyridoxal phosphate-dependent enzyme codes for MDIFDKIAKHMGPLGQHQKWSHGYFSFPKLEGEIAPHMQFKGKEHLVWSLNNYLGLANHPEVRKADEEAAAQFGMAYPMGARMMSGNSKYHEQLEQELAAFVGKPDAFLLNYGYQGMVSIIDTLVDRNDVIVYDAESHACIIDGLRLHMGKRFVYKHNDIESARKQLERATKLTNESGGGILLITEGVFGMSGAQGKLKEIVELKKDFEFRILVDDAHGFGTMGKTGAGTHEAQDCIEGIDVYFGTFAKSMAGIGAFVASTEEITNFLRYNMRSQTFAKALPMPMVIGLLKRLELLKNKPELKEKLWEIAMTLQKGLRERGFDLGVTDSVVTPVFLKGELTDATAITFDLRENYSIFCSIVVYPVIPKGMIELRLIPTAVHTLEDVQRTLDAFSEVAEKLKNGYYKENQFATA; via the coding sequence TTGGATATATTTGATAAGATAGCAAAACACATGGGCCCACTTGGTCAACACCAAAAATGGTCTCATGGGTATTTCTCATTTCCAAAATTAGAGGGAGAAATTGCGCCACACATGCAATTTAAAGGAAAAGAGCATTTGGTTTGGAGTTTAAACAACTACTTAGGTTTAGCCAATCACCCAGAAGTTAGAAAAGCTGATGAAGAAGCTGCCGCACAATTTGGTATGGCGTACCCGATGGGTGCACGTATGATGAGCGGTAACTCGAAATATCACGAGCAACTAGAGCAAGAACTTGCTGCTTTTGTGGGTAAGCCTGATGCATTTTTGTTAAATTATGGTTATCAAGGCATGGTATCCATCATCGATACCTTAGTAGATAGAAACGATGTAATTGTTTACGATGCAGAATCTCACGCTTGTATTATCGATGGTTTGCGCTTACACATGGGCAAGCGTTTTGTTTATAAGCACAACGATATAGAAAGTGCCCGTAAGCAATTGGAGCGTGCAACCAAATTGACAAATGAATCTGGAGGCGGTATATTATTGATTACCGAAGGTGTATTTGGGATGAGTGGTGCACAAGGAAAACTAAAAGAAATTGTAGAGCTTAAAAAAGATTTTGAGTTCCGTATTTTGGTCGATGATGCACACGGCTTCGGTACAATGGGTAAAACGGGAGCTGGTACACACGAGGCTCAGGATTGTATTGAAGGCATTGATGTTTATTTCGGAACGTTCGCAAAATCTATGGCTGGCATTGGCGCCTTTGTGGCTTCAACAGAAGAGATTACCAATTTCTTGCGATACAATATGCGTTCGCAAACCTTCGCAAAGGCGCTGCCGATGCCAATGGTAATTGGTTTGTTGAAACGTTTAGAGCTGTTAAAGAACAAACCAGAGTTAAAGGAAAAGCTTTGGGAAATAGCAATGACCCTTCAAAAAGGTTTACGCGAGCGTGGATTTGATCTTGGTGTTACAGATTCGGTAGTTACTCCGGTTTTCTTAAAAGGGGAATTAACCGATGCAACGGCGATTACTTTCGATCTACGCGAAAACTATAGCATTTTCTGTTCAATTGTAGTTTATCCGGTAATTCCGAAGGGAATGATCGAATTACGTCTGATTCCGACAGCAGTTCACACGTTAGAGGATGTTCAACGTACGTTAGACGCATTCAGCGAAGTGGCCGAAAAGCTAAAGAACGGTTATTATAAAGAAAATCAATTTGCTACTGCATAA
- a CDS encoding DUF433 domain-containing protein: MKDYKEIITIEAGKRGGKPTIRGMRISVNDILNWLASGMTIPEILADFDELTQEDIFAALSYAAEHVIHVKTSDFLINNS; encoded by the coding sequence ATGAAAGATTATAAGGAAATAATTACTATTGAAGCCGGAAAGCGCGGGGGAAAGCCAACAATTAGGGGCATGAGAATTAGTGTAAATGATATTCTCAATTGGCTTGCTTCTGGAATGACAATTCCTGAGATTTTAGCAGATTTTGATGAACTGACTCAAGAGGATATTTTTGCAGCACTTAGTTATGCAGCAGAGCATGTAATACATGTAAAAACTTCTGATTTTCTGATAAACAACAGTTGA
- the ftsZ gene encoding cell division protein FtsZ → MQFEMLKDKSSIIKVIGVGGGGGNAVNHMYLSGITGVDFIICNTDAQALESSPIPNKVQLGASLTEGMGAGSIPEVGKNSAIENIDDIKAMLGSTTKMLFITAGMGGGTGTGASPIIAKAAKELDILTVAIITTPFSFEGKRRRLQADEGMEELKKYVDSYLVISNDRLREIFGNLTLGSAFGQADDILTTAAKGIAEIITVPGYINVDFKDVRTVMKDSGVAIMGSHSADGDERALQAVEGALASPLLKDNEIEGARYILLNISSGVREVTMDEVSIITDYIQEKAGLSADLIWGNCTDESLAEKLSVTIIATGFQTSEERVNEEKNKKKISLLTPEEAPLVRPVEPVNSFIQPKAAPSYEPVLKVKEEASQVDLFGGMFSKPEPQRVQEPENNVVRHTLIEEEPQAEEPQETGFEFEVKLAETNYVFETPVAETTPTPEPEPEMETPVAGLDDDKSDESMEEQLRKSKERILRLKDLSMKLRTTNGLQELENEPAYKRKQMQLQQVQHSSESQVSRFTLSNDQDGGTEIRPNNSFLHDNVD, encoded by the coding sequence ATGCAGTTCGAAATGTTAAAAGATAAGTCTTCAATTATCAAGGTAATTGGTGTTGGAGGCGGTGGCGGCAACGCAGTGAACCATATGTACCTGTCGGGTATTACTGGTGTAGATTTTATTATTTGTAATACAGATGCCCAGGCTTTGGAATCTAGTCCTATCCCCAACAAGGTACAATTAGGCGCTAGTTTAACCGAAGGGATGGGGGCTGGTTCGATACCTGAGGTGGGTAAAAACTCGGCGATAGAAAACATCGATGATATTAAGGCCATGCTCGGCAGCACAACAAAAATGTTGTTCATTACTGCCGGAATGGGTGGAGGAACAGGAACTGGTGCATCGCCAATTATTGCAAAAGCTGCCAAAGAACTCGACATTTTAACTGTTGCAATTATTACTACTCCATTTTCTTTCGAAGGAAAAAGACGTAGACTGCAAGCCGACGAGGGGATGGAGGAGTTAAAGAAATATGTAGATTCTTATCTTGTAATTTCTAACGACCGACTTCGCGAAATTTTCGGAAACCTAACCTTAGGCTCAGCATTTGGCCAGGCCGACGATATTTTAACAACAGCTGCAAAAGGCATTGCCGAAATCATTACTGTTCCTGGTTATATCAACGTCGATTTCAAAGATGTGCGCACCGTAATGAAAGATAGTGGTGTTGCCATTATGGGTAGCCACTCGGCCGATGGTGATGAGCGTGCATTGCAGGCTGTAGAGGGTGCTTTAGCGTCTCCATTATTAAAAGATAATGAAATTGAAGGTGCCCGTTACATTTTACTTAACATCAGTTCAGGTGTGCGTGAAGTAACCATGGATGAGGTTTCAATTATAACCGATTACATACAGGAAAAGGCAGGTTTATCGGCCGATTTGATTTGGGGTAACTGTACTGATGAATCTCTCGCCGAAAAGCTTTCGGTAACCATTATTGCAACAGGATTCCAAACGTCGGAAGAACGTGTAAACGAAGAAAAAAACAAGAAAAAAATATCATTATTAACACCTGAAGAAGCACCTCTAGTTCGTCCCGTTGAACCAGTAAACTCTTTCATACAACCGAAGGCGGCTCCATCATACGAGCCAGTTTTAAAGGTAAAGGAAGAGGCTTCTCAGGTTGATTTATTCGGTGGCATGTTTAGCAAGCCCGAGCCTCAGAGAGTTCAGGAGCCAGAAAACAATGTTGTTCGTCATACACTCATTGAGGAAGAGCCGCAAGCTGAAGAACCTCAGGAAACTGGATTTGAGTTCGAGGTTAAACTTGCTGAAACCAATTATGTTTTCGAAACGCCAGTTGCCGAAACAACGCCAACCCCTGAACCTGAGCCAGAAATGGAAACGCCGGTTGCAGGTTTGGATGATGACAAGAGCGACGAATCGATGGAAGAGCAGTTGCGGAAATCTAAAGAACGTATTTTACGTTTGAAAGATCTAAGCATGAAATTGCGCACCACAAATGGTTTGCAGGAGCTTGAAAATGAGCCGGCTTATAAACGTAAGCAAATGCAATTACAGCAAGTGCAACATTCGTCCGAATCGCAAGTAAGCCGTTTTACGTTGAGCAACGATCAGGACGGTGGTACAGAGATCAGACCGAACAATTCTTTCTTACATGATAATGTTGATTAA
- the ftsA gene encoding cell division protein FtsA, whose translation MDKAKFTSQSPIVVGLDIGTTKICVIVGRRTQHGKIEILGIGKAESAGVTRGVVSNIQKTVQGIAQAVEVASGQSNVEIQVVNVGIAGQHIKSLQHRGILTRRELNNEIGKRDIDKLIDDMFKLVMPPGEEIIHVLPQEFTIDNEPGIKDPIGMAGVRLEANFHIISGQVTAVKNIIKCVNNAGLQTQDLILEPLASSESVLSEEEKEAGIALVDIGGGTTDIAIFHEGIIRHTAVIPFGGNSVTEDIREGCSVMRNQAELLKTRFGSALAEENKENEIICVPGLRGREPKEISVKNLAYVIQARMEEIIEHVYYEIKSSGYEKKLIGGIVITGGGALLKHLSQAVEYVTGLDCRIGYPNEHLSKYEDMPKAIYDDLKSPMYATSVGLLIKGIQKAEELMEEMKQPGVFVEKPKSAKEKEKRGPGLFDKLLAKTRTFIQDDMNVSDEDYLKS comes from the coding sequence ATGGACAAGGCAAAATTTACCAGTCAGTCGCCCATTGTAGTAGGATTGGATATCGGTACTACAAAAATATGTGTTATCGTTGGACGGAGAACCCAACATGGTAAGATAGAAATTTTAGGAATAGGCAAGGCAGAATCGGCGGGAGTGACACGTGGAGTGGTTTCTAACATTCAAAAAACCGTACAGGGCATTGCTCAAGCAGTTGAAGTAGCAAGCGGACAATCCAACGTAGAAATACAGGTGGTAAATGTGGGGATTGCTGGTCAGCACATCAAAAGCTTACAGCACAGAGGAATTTTAACGAGAAGAGAATTAAACAATGAAATTGGCAAACGCGACATCGATAAACTAATCGATGATATGTTTAAGCTGGTAATGCCTCCCGGCGAGGAGATCATCCACGTGTTGCCACAAGAATTTACGATCGATAACGAGCCCGGCATCAAAGATCCGATTGGTATGGCCGGGGTTCGCTTAGAGGCGAATTTCCACATTATATCTGGTCAGGTTACAGCTGTAAAAAATATTATTAAATGTGTAAACAATGCAGGATTACAAACTCAGGATTTAATTCTTGAGCCACTGGCATCTTCTGAATCGGTGTTGAGCGAGGAAGAAAAAGAAGCTGGTATTGCATTGGTCGATATTGGCGGTGGTACTACCGATATTGCTATTTTTCACGAAGGCATCATTCGTCACACTGCTGTAATTCCATTCGGTGGAAACAGCGTAACCGAAGATATCAGAGAGGGCTGCTCGGTAATGCGTAATCAGGCTGAGCTGTTGAAAACGCGTTTCGGATCTGCCTTAGCCGAAGAAAATAAAGAAAACGAAATTATTTGTGTTCCAGGTCTTCGCGGCCGCGAGCCGAAAGAAATTTCGGTAAAAAACCTTGCTTACGTTATTCAGGCCCGTATGGAAGAGATTATTGAGCACGTTTATTACGAAATCAAATCATCGGGCTACGAGAAAAAACTGATCGGCGGTATAGTAATCACCGGCGGCGGAGCGTTATTAAAGCACTTATCGCAGGCAGTAGAATATGTTACCGGTTTAGATTGCCGCATTGGCTATCCAAACGAGCATTTATCTAAATATGAAGATATGCCAAAGGCGATTTACGACGATTTGAAAAGTCCGATGTATGCCACCAGTGTAGGCTTATTAATCAAAGGAATCCAAAAAGCCGAAGAGTTGATGGAAGAAATGAAGCAACCAGGCGTATTTGTAGAGAAACCCAAATCGGCCAAAGAAAAAGAGAAACGCGGACCGGGCTTGTTCGATAAATTATTGGCAAAAACACGCACTTTTATACAAGATGATATGAATGTGAGTGACGAAGATTATCTGAAAAGCTAG
- a CDS encoding cell division protein FtsQ/DivIB: MLKKINWGAIFTGFAWLISLAGLVVLLGFINVKKQTVKCTDVKILIPGADNFIEREEIDEILRQDQGVLLGRNLEKINIHQIESKLQANPYIAFAKVYIDMDGVLHIEVKQRQPIIRILNASGQDFYIDNDGLKMPISSNFTANVLVATGQITEVFGSRVDTLHTKLARDLYKTALFIKEDTLWNAQIEQIVVDEKKDMELIPRVGNQRIILGDADSLEKKMTNLLLFYKKAMPQVGWETYRTINIKYTNQIVCTKRDSTEISRKPKTISTADSLRIQRSVSDSLIRNVVANALSQKAAMPTPDTKKPAPKKVELASTKSATVTSKPRETKPEVTKEKPKSTTNTKPAPSAAALKKQKEKEAREKEIRALEKQYKTQQN; the protein is encoded by the coding sequence ATGCTTAAAAAGATAAACTGGGGCGCAATATTTACTGGATTTGCCTGGCTGATTAGCCTGGCAGGCTTGGTGGTGCTTTTGGGTTTTATCAATGTGAAAAAGCAAACCGTTAAATGTACCGATGTAAAAATACTGATTCCCGGTGCCGATAACTTCATCGAACGCGAAGAAATAGATGAGATATTAAGACAAGATCAGGGGGTGTTACTTGGCCGAAACCTCGAAAAGATAAATATTCATCAAATAGAGAGCAAACTGCAGGCAAATCCTTACATCGCTTTTGCCAAGGTTTATATTGATATGGATGGTGTATTGCATATTGAAGTTAAACAGCGCCAGCCAATAATCAGGATTCTGAATGCGAGCGGCCAAGACTTTTATATCGATAACGATGGTTTAAAAATGCCAATCTCATCAAACTTTACGGCAAACGTATTGGTGGCAACTGGCCAAATTACCGAAGTGTTCGGAAGCCGCGTTGATACACTGCACACAAAACTTGCCCGCGATTTGTACAAAACAGCTTTGTTTATTAAAGAAGATACACTTTGGAATGCACAAATAGAGCAGATTGTAGTAGATGAAAAAAAAGACATGGAGTTAATCCCCCGGGTGGGCAATCAACGTATCATTTTGGGCGATGCCGATTCGCTGGAGAAGAAAATGACCAACCTGTTGTTGTTCTACAAAAAGGCAATGCCGCAAGTGGGATGGGAAACTTACAGAACGATCAATATTAAATATACCAATCAAATTGTTTGCACAAAAAGAGATTCAACTGAAATATCGAGGAAGCCTAAAACAATTTCGACAGCTGATAGTTTGAGGATACAAAGAAGCGTTTCCGACTCGTTGATCAGAAATGTGGTTGCTAATGCGCTGAGCCAAAAAGCAGCCATGCCAACGCCCGACACCAAAAAGCCAGCGCCTAAAAAGGTAGAGCTGGCAAGCACAAAATCAGCAACAGTAACTTCAAAACCCAGGGAAACTAAGCCCGAAGTAACGAAGGAAAAACCAAAAAGTACAACAAATACAAAGCCTGCACCAAGCGCAGCCGCCCTAAAAAAGCAAAAAGAAAAAGAAGCTAGAGAGAAAGAGATCAGAGCCCTAGAAAAACAATATAAAACTCAACAAAATTAA
- the murC gene encoding UDP-N-acetylmuramate--L-alanine ligase has protein sequence MELSKINRVFFVGIGGIGMSALARYFAKRGQVVCGYDKTRTKLTEALEREGILITYIDEASALPLAFLDNHDDTLVVYTPAIPKDSKILNHFIDHVFALKKRSEVLGIISKGMFCIGVAGTHGKTTTSSIVAHILKDTGYDCTAFLGGITSNYNSNVLFGKNNVVVVEADEYDRSFLTLHPDIAVVTSMDADHLDIYGDKSHLEESFRLYANQLKENGTLYAHEGLPLENSVSYAASATAEARAENLRVAGSKFVFDYEDQSTSIKNIELMLPGKHNVENTTVAIAIALKLGIDAGKIKAAVANFKGVKRRFEYIVNNNDQIYIDDYAHHPEELKACFDAVRQLYPDKKLTVIFQPHLFTRTRDFADEFAKVLSTADELMLLEIYPARELPLEGINSQFLLDKITSNNKKVCGKDFVIQHVKETKPELILTVGAGDIDTLIDPLKNTINNA, from the coding sequence ATGGAACTTAGTAAAATAAACAGAGTGTTTTTTGTAGGGATCGGCGGGATCGGTATGAGTGCGCTTGCCCGTTATTTTGCTAAGCGTGGTCAGGTGGTGTGTGGCTACGATAAAACCAGAACCAAGCTTACCGAAGCCTTAGAACGCGAAGGGATTTTAATCACCTACATTGATGAAGCCTCTGCATTGCCGTTGGCCTTTCTCGATAATCACGATGATACCCTGGTAGTTTACACGCCTGCCATTCCAAAAGATTCAAAAATCCTAAATCACTTTATAGATCATGTATTTGCTTTAAAGAAGCGCTCAGAAGTGCTGGGCATCATCAGCAAGGGCATGTTTTGCATCGGCGTGGCCGGTACACATGGTAAAACAACCACATCATCTATTGTGGCGCACATTTTAAAAGATACAGGTTATGATTGTACCGCTTTTTTGGGCGGCATAACCAGCAACTATAATAGCAACGTTCTTTTCGGTAAAAACAATGTGGTAGTAGTGGAGGCCGATGAATACGACCGTTCATTCCTTACGCTGCATCCGGATATTGCAGTGGTAACCTCTATGGATGCCGATCATCTGGATATTTATGGAGATAAAAGCCATCTTGAAGAATCTTTCCGTTTATACGCCAATCAACTTAAAGAAAACGGTACACTATACGCTCACGAAGGGCTTCCGCTTGAGAATAGCGTGAGTTATGCAGCCAGTGCAACCGCAGAGGCAAGGGCAGAAAATCTGCGTGTAGCAGGATCGAAGTTTGTATTCGATTACGAAGACCAATCAACATCAATCAAAAACATTGAGCTGATGTTGCCAGGAAAGCATAATGTAGAAAATACTACTGTGGCTATTGCCATTGCATTAAAATTGGGTATCGATGCCGGGAAGATCAAGGCAGCAGTCGCCAATTTTAAAGGCGTTAAGCGTCGTTTCGAGTACATCGTTAACAATAATGATCAGATTTATATCGACGATTATGCGCACCATCCCGAAGAGCTGAAGGCTTGTTTTGATGCAGTTAGACAGTTATATCCTGATAAGAAACTGACGGTGATTTTTCAACCCCATCTGTTTACTCGCACGCGTGATTTTGCAGACGAATTTGCAAAAGTTTTAAGCACTGCCGATGAACTGATGCTTTTAGAAATTTACCCTGCACGGGAATTGCCCCTGGAAGGTATAAATTCTCAGTTTCTGCTTGATAAAATTACTTCGAACAATAAGAAAGTTTGTGGAAAAGATTTTGTGATTCAGCATGTTAAGGAAACAAAACCTGAGCTAATTTTAACCGTTGGTGCCGGCGATATAGATACATTGATCGACCCACTAAAAAATACAATAAACAATGCTTAA
- the murG gene encoding undecaprenyldiphospho-muramoylpentapeptide beta-N-acetylglucosaminyltransferase, whose amino-acid sequence MNNSPKIIISGGGTGGHIFPAVAIANALKRLVPACEILFVGANGRMEMEKVPAAGYKIVGLNISGIQRGSIVKNLALPFKLLGSVRKAMQIITDFKPDAVVGVGGYASGPLLYAASLKGIPYLIQEQNSHAGLTNKWLGKKASKICVAFDEMAQFFPADRILKTGNPVRKEVVDIKGKHHAGAELLKLDPLKKTIMVTGGSLGAGTLNKAIEKHLPEIIAQDVQVIWQTGKYYYKGIIERLGLDYHPNVRILEFLNRMDLAYAAADVIISRAGAGTIAELCLVKRPVILVPSPNVAEDHQTKNAMALVKHEAALLINDRSAEDTLVKATLDLLNNKEQGQKLSQNIGKMALPEADEIIAREVLKLIK is encoded by the coding sequence ATGAATAATTCCCCAAAAATTATCATATCAGGTGGTGGCACCGGCGGGCACATTTTTCCCGCCGTAGCCATAGCCAATGCGCTTAAGCGTTTGGTGCCCGCCTGTGAAATTTTATTTGTGGGCGCAAATGGCCGCATGGAAATGGAAAAAGTTCCGGCAGCCGGATATAAAATTGTTGGCTTAAATATAAGCGGCATCCAACGCGGATCGATCGTTAAAAACCTGGCCTTGCCATTTAAGTTGTTGGGAAGCGTTAGAAAAGCGATGCAGATTATTACCGATTTCAAACCCGATGCGGTTGTTGGGGTTGGTGGCTATGCTTCAGGGCCGTTATTGTACGCTGCCTCGCTAAAGGGCATACCTTATTTAATACAAGAACAAAACTCGCATGCAGGGCTAACCAATAAATGGCTCGGTAAAAAGGCATCAAAAATATGTGTTGCCTTTGATGAAATGGCGCAGTTTTTTCCAGCAGACCGAATTTTGAAAACAGGAAATCCTGTTCGCAAGGAAGTAGTGGATATTAAGGGCAAGCACCACGCAGGAGCAGAATTATTAAAGCTCGATCCGCTAAAGAAAACCATCATGGTTACCGGCGGAAGCTTAGGCGCTGGAACCTTAAACAAGGCCATTGAAAAACATCTGCCAGAAATTATTGCACAAGATGTGCAGGTGATTTGGCAGACAGGAAAATACTATTATAAAGGAATTATCGAACGCCTGGGTTTAGATTATCATCCAAATGTTCGAATCCTCGAGTTTTTGAATAGGATGGATTTAGCCTATGCCGCTGCCGATGTAATTATCAGCAGGGCAGGAGCGGGAACGATTGCTGAGCTGTGCCTGGTAAAAAGGCCGGTTATTTTGGTTCCATCGCCAAACGTTGCCGAAGATCATCAAACTAAAAATGCAATGGCTTTAGTTAAGCATGAGGCTGCGTTGCTGATTAATGATCGCTCAGCAGAAGATACATTGGTAAAAGCGACATTGGACCTATTGAACAATAAAGAACAAGGCCAAAAGTTATCGCAAAACATCGGTAAAATGGCATTACCAGAAGCCGATGAAATTATAGCGAGAGAAGTACTGAAATTGATAAAGTAG
- a CDS encoding FtsW/RodA/SpoVE family cell cycle protein, translating into MLQALLNKTKGDRWIWLIIILLSLISVMAVYSATGTLAYKKGEAVEKLLLTKHLIFVLLGIGMIYIAHLLDYRYYAGISKILMIVTIPLLLYTLLFGTNLNDASRWVKIPVIGLTFQTSDLAKLALITFLARMLTKKQENIKNVRESFIPIMGSVCVVFVLIALANLSTALMLFGVSILLLIIGRISIKQIAIVCAGGFILLLFVFFLGPRRKTYMSRINSFMHPEMQHSDKTFQADQAKIALATGGVFGKGPGNSTQRNFLPHPYSDFIFAIIIEEWGTVGGIAIMILYLVLLYRCIKIVTRAPKAFGALLAAGLSFSLTIQAFANMAVAVGLGPVTGVPLPLVSMGGTSMIFTSVAFGIILSVSRDVEENAIGSVKEDKEKVKNKVIVGEIPAFG; encoded by the coding sequence ATGTTGCAAGCACTACTTAATAAAACAAAAGGCGATAGATGGATCTGGTTGATCATCATCCTGCTTTCGCTTATATCTGTAATGGCCGTATATAGCGCAACAGGAACTTTAGCTTATAAAAAGGGCGAAGCGGTAGAGAAGTTGCTTTTAACTAAGCATTTGATCTTTGTATTGTTGGGAATCGGCATGATTTACATCGCCCATTTGCTCGATTATCGGTATTACGCAGGTATTTCAAAGATTTTGATGATTGTTACCATACCCTTGTTGTTGTATACCTTATTATTTGGTACAAACCTGAACGATGCATCAAGATGGGTAAAAATTCCTGTTATTGGCTTAACCTTTCAAACGTCCGATTTGGCAAAGCTGGCGCTGATTACATTTCTGGCTCGGATGCTTACCAAAAAGCAAGAGAACATTAAAAACGTTAGGGAATCGTTCATCCCCATTATGGGATCGGTTTGCGTGGTGTTTGTGTTAATTGCACTGGCCAACTTATCAACCGCACTAATGCTGTTTGGTGTAAGTATTTTGCTGCTTATTATCGGCCGGATCAGTATCAAGCAAATTGCCATTGTATGTGCGGGAGGCTTTATATTGCTGTTGTTTGTTTTCTTTTTAGGCCCAAGGAGAAAAACCTACATGTCGCGTATCAACTCTTTTATGCATCCCGAGATGCAACATTCAGATAAAACTTTCCAGGCAGATCAGGCTAAAATAGCCCTGGCTACTGGCGGTGTTTTTGGTAAAGGGCCAGGTAACAGTACCCAGCGCAATTTCTTGCCGCATCCATATTCCGATTTTATTTTCGCCATTATTATTGAAGAATGGGGAACCGTGGGTGGAATTGCAATTATGATACTTTACCTGGTGCTTTTATATCGATGTATAAAAATAGTGACCCGGGCCCCAAAAGCTTTTGGGGCGTTATTGGCCGCGGGATTAAGCTTCAGTTTAACCATTCAGGCCTTTGCAAATATGGCCGTAGCAGTTGGGTTGGGCCCGGTAACAGGTGTTCCGCTGCCACTGGTGAGTATGGGAGGAACCTCAATGATTTTTACCAGCGTAGCCTTCGGAATTATATTGAGTGTAAGCAGAGATGTAGAAGAAAATGCAATAGGTTCAGTTAAAGAAGATAAAGAAAAAGTAAAAAATAAAGTGATTGTTGGCGAGATACCGGCGTTTGGCTAG
- the murD gene encoding UDP-N-acetylmuramoyl-L-alanine--D-glutamate ligase, with protein MSNNQNISQSNTQSAMAGQGRVVILGAGESGVGAAKLAQLKGFDVFVSDFGTIAEKYSTELEKMSIPFESGKHTEDLILNATEVIKSPGIPSSAPIIKNLATKGVPVISEIEFAGRYTNARMICITGSNGKSTTSLLTYHILKKAGLNVGLAGNIGHSFAAQVATEHFDYYVLEISSFMLDDMFKFKADIAVLLNITPDHLDRYDYKLENYAASKMRIIQNQTANDVFIYCADDEESIKALQQTVPLAKTYPFSIVKQVEAGAFLDDQTIHINTEPNNSLTMSISELALQGKHNIYNSMASGIVAKVLELRNETIRESMGDFKNIEHRLEHVAKISGIDFINDSKATNVNSTWYALESMTTDVVLIMGGVDKGNDYNMLKDLVQSKVKAIVCLGKNNKRIHDAFEDDVDVIVNTFSAEEATQIAFHLAKRGDTVLLSPACASFDLFKSYEDRGNQFKAAVKEL; from the coding sequence ATGAGCAACAATCAAAATATATCACAAAGCAATACGCAGTCAGCAATGGCAGGGCAGGGCCGTGTAGTTATTTTGGGCGCTGGCGAAAGTGGCGTTGGAGCCGCTAAGCTTGCTCAGTTAAAAGGGTTCGACGTTTTTGTTTCAGATTTTGGAACCATTGCCGAAAAATACAGCACTGAGCTCGAAAAAATGTCTATTCCTTTCGAATCGGGAAAACATACCGAAGATTTGATCTTAAATGCCACCGAGGTAATTAAAAGTCCTGGCATTCCATCAAGCGCACCAATCATCAAAAACCTTGCGACTAAGGGCGTTCCTGTAATCTCCGAAATTGAATTTGCAGGACGATACACCAATGCCAGGATGATCTGCATCACCGGTTCAAACGGTAAATCGACTACCAGCTTGCTAACCTATCATATTCTTAAAAAAGCCGGTTTAAACGTTGGTTTGGCGGGCAATATTGGCCACAGCTTTGCGGCGCAGGTAGCAACGGAGCATTTTGATTATTATGTACTCGAAATTTCGAGCTTCATGCTTGATGATATGTTCAAATTTAAGGCCGATATCGCTGTGTTATTGAACATTACGCCCGATCACTTAGACAGATACGATTATAAACTAGAGAATTATGCGGCATCGAAGATGCGCATCATTCAAAATCAAACAGCAAACGATGTTTTCATTTATTGTGCAGATGATGAAGAAAGTATCAAAGCGCTACAACAAACAGTGCCTTTAGCAAAAACCTATCCTTTTTCAATCGTAAAACAAGTTGAAGCAGGAGCGTTTTTAGACGACCAAACTATACACATCAATACAGAACCAAATAATAGCCTAACCATGTCAATTTCAGAATTAGCCTTACAAGGCAAGCACAACATTTATAACTCTATGGCTTCGGGAATTGTAGCTAAGGTTTTGGAGTTAAGAAATGAAACCATCCGCGAAAGCATGGGCGATTTCAAAAATATTGAGCACAGGTTAGAGCATGTGGCCAAAATCTCCGGTATAGATTTTATCAATGATAGCAAGGCTACCAACGTAAACTCTACCTGGTATGCGCTAGAAAGCATGACAACCGACGTGGTGTTGATTATGGGCGGTGTTGATAAGGGTAACGATTACAACATGCTTAAAGACTTGGTGCAAAGCAAGGTAAAAGCCATTGTTTGCCTCGGAAAAAACAATAAGCGCATTCACGATGCCTTTGAAGACGATGTAGACGTGATCGTGAATACGTTTTCGGCAGAAGAAGCTACACAAATTGCTTTTCATTTAGCCAAACGTGGCGATACCGTATTATTATCTCCCGCATGTGCCAGTTTCGATCTGTTCAAAAGTTACGAAGACCGCGGTAATCAGTTTAAAGCGGCAGTTAAAGAATTATAA